A stretch of the Peromyscus leucopus breed LL Stock chromosome 10, UCI_PerLeu_2.1, whole genome shotgun sequence genome encodes the following:
- the LOC114701735 gene encoding C-X-C motif chemokine 2-like, which produces MAPATRPLLCAALMLLLLLLATSRQATGAVLATELRCQCPRTISRIDFKTIQSLKVTPPGPHCTQTEVIATLKDGQEVCLDPEAPLVRKIIQKILNKGKAN; this is translated from the exons ATGGCCCCAGCCACCCGTCCACTCCTCTGCGCCGctctgatgctgctgctgctgctgctggccaccAGCCGCCAGGCTACAG GAGCGGTTTTGGCCACTGAGCTGCGCTGTCAGTGCCCCAGGACCATATCAAGGATCGATTTCAAGACCATTCAGAGCTTGAAGGTGACGCCCCCAGGACCCCACTGCACCCAGACGGAAGTCAT aGCCACTCTCAAGGATGGTCAGGAAGTTTGCCTCGACCCTGAAGCCCCCTTGGTCCGGAAGATCATCCAAAAGATACTGAACAA AGGCAAGGCCAACTGA